One window of Sinorhizobium fredii NGR234 genomic DNA carries:
- the lpxK gene encoding tetraacyldisaccharide 4'-kinase, with the protein MVSEAPPFWWTKADWRAYALWPFAWAYGRVAAIRMDRARRAMPPVPLICVGNFTVGGAGKTPTAIALAQAAKARGLKPGFLSRGYGGSLDVTTVVDPGHHRARDVGDEPLLLAREALTVVCRRRVDGARRLAAEGADIIIMDDGFQSARLTFDFALLVIDSMRGIGNGHLVPSGPVRAPIADQLRHATALLKIGHGPAADRLIRRAARAGKAIYVADTVRLDDGSMSGVKVLAWAGIADPEKFYRTVRDAGAIVEETRSFPDHHHFSDDEIADLIDRAASQGYTLVTTAKDMVRLEPGHGRAAELAAKSRVIEIEVRFDDPLAPAKIIDATLAAARARKLRANGKG; encoded by the coding sequence ATGGTTTCCGAAGCGCCTCCGTTCTGGTGGACAAAGGCCGATTGGCGGGCCTATGCGCTCTGGCCCTTCGCCTGGGCTTACGGCCGCGTCGCGGCAATCCGCATGGACCGGGCGCGCCGCGCCATGCCGCCCGTGCCGCTCATCTGCGTCGGCAACTTCACGGTCGGCGGGGCCGGCAAGACGCCGACGGCCATCGCGCTGGCGCAGGCCGCCAAGGCGCGGGGGCTGAAGCCGGGTTTCCTGAGCCGCGGTTACGGCGGCTCCCTGGACGTCACGACGGTCGTCGATCCCGGCCATCACCGAGCCCGGGACGTCGGCGATGAACCGCTGCTGCTGGCGCGCGAGGCCCTGACGGTCGTTTGCCGCCGTCGTGTCGACGGCGCCCGCAGGCTCGCCGCCGAGGGTGCCGACATCATCATCATGGATGATGGCTTCCAGAGTGCCCGCCTTACCTTCGATTTCGCGCTGCTGGTGATCGATTCGATGCGCGGCATCGGCAACGGCCATCTCGTGCCGTCCGGCCCGGTTCGGGCGCCGATCGCCGATCAGCTTCGGCACGCCACGGCGCTTCTGAAGATCGGCCACGGTCCGGCCGCCGATCGCCTGATCCGCCGGGCGGCGCGCGCCGGCAAGGCCATCTACGTCGCCGACACGGTGCGGCTCGATGACGGATCAATGTCCGGCGTCAAGGTGCTGGCCTGGGCCGGCATTGCCGATCCGGAGAAGTTCTACCGGACGGTCCGCGACGCAGGGGCGATCGTCGAAGAGACGCGCAGCTTCCCGGACCATCACCATTTTTCAGACGACGAGATTGCCGATCTCATCGATCGCGCCGCAAGCCAGGGCTACACGCTGGTGACGACGGCCAAGGACATGGTCCGCCTCGAGCCCGGCCACGGACGGGCCGCGGAGCTGGCCGCCAAAAGCAGGGTCATCGAAATCGAGGTGCGTTTCGACGATCCGCTGGCGCCCGCCAAGATCATCGACGCGACGCTTGCCGCGGCGCGAGCGCGCAAATTGCGGGCAAATGGGAAGGGCTGA
- a CDS encoding DUF2093 domain-containing protein produces MMNRFDGNSSREAKIRYLDGDFQIVLAGSHVVCAMTGKAIPVDELRYWSVSRQEPYIDADASLEAERRAGALPRQQA; encoded by the coding sequence ATGATGAACCGTTTTGACGGAAATTCCTCTCGCGAAGCGAAAATCCGGTATCTCGACGGCGACTTTCAGATCGTACTGGCCGGCTCGCATGTCGTCTGCGCCATGACCGGCAAGGCCATTCCGGTCGACGAGCTTCGCTATTGGAGCGTCTCGAGGCAGGAGCCCTATATCGACGCGGACGCCTCGCTGGAGGCGGAACGGCGCGCCGGGGCGCTGCCGAGGCAACAGGCCTGA
- the mutL gene encoding DNA mismatch repair endonuclease MutL, with protein sequence MAIKQLSETLINQIAAGEVIERPASAAKELIENALDAGATRIEVATAGGGKTLLRVTDNGNGMSPADLELAIRRHCTSKIDDTLTDIRTLGFRGEALPSIGSVARLSITTRTAGAREGAAISVIGGKTESVRPSPANVGTVVEVRDLFFATPARLKFMKTEKAEAAAISEVVRRMAIAFPKVRFVVSGSDRSTLEFPATGDDRLARMAQVLGKDFRDNAIGIDAEREEARLSGFAGVPTFNRGNSLQQYAFVNGRPVQDKLILSAIRAAYAETIPQGRYPVAVLSIALDPALVDVNVHPAKSDVRFRDPGLIRGLIIGAIREALSRGGDRAATTGAQGMMRSFRPEAYRAEPHRAQAPWTAATSPYRPMRFDEPARGFAEAPQAAFQEFAQPAARPAETAPNGTVEPAFPLGAARAQLHENYIVAQTEEGLVIVDQHAAHERLVFEAMRTALHSRPVPAQALLIPEIVDLAEDDCDRLMAHAEEFLRLGLSIERFGPGAIAVRETPAMLGEMDASGLVRQLADELAEWDTANGLAGRLDYLAATMACHGSVRSGRRMRPEEMNALLRQMEATPGSGQCNHGRPTYIELKLADIERLFGRS encoded by the coding sequence ATGGCCATCAAGCAACTCTCGGAAACGCTCATCAACCAGATCGCCGCCGGTGAAGTCATCGAGCGGCCCGCCAGCGCCGCCAAGGAGCTGATCGAAAATGCCCTCGACGCCGGCGCAACCAGGATCGAGGTGGCGACGGCCGGCGGCGGCAAGACGCTGCTCCGGGTGACCGACAACGGCAACGGCATGTCGCCCGCCGATCTCGAACTGGCGATCCGCCGGCATTGCACGTCCAAGATTGACGACACGCTTACGGACATCCGCACCCTCGGCTTCCGCGGCGAAGCCCTCCCCTCGATAGGGTCGGTGGCGCGTCTGTCGATCACCACGCGAACGGCGGGTGCCAGGGAGGGGGCGGCGATCTCGGTGATCGGCGGCAAGACGGAGTCGGTCCGCCCCTCGCCCGCCAATGTCGGGACCGTCGTCGAGGTGCGCGACCTTTTCTTCGCTACACCGGCGCGGCTCAAGTTCATGAAAACGGAAAAGGCCGAAGCCGCGGCGATTTCCGAAGTCGTCCGCCGCATGGCGATCGCCTTTCCGAAGGTGCGGTTCGTGGTATCCGGTTCGGATCGCTCGACGCTCGAATTTCCGGCGACGGGCGACGATCGGTTGGCGCGCATGGCGCAGGTGCTGGGCAAGGACTTTCGTGACAATGCCATCGGGATCGATGCGGAACGCGAAGAGGCGCGGCTCAGCGGATTTGCCGGCGTGCCGACCTTCAACCGCGGCAACTCGCTGCAGCAATATGCCTTCGTCAACGGCCGGCCGGTGCAGGACAAGCTGATCCTCTCCGCCATCCGCGCCGCTTACGCCGAAACCATTCCGCAAGGGCGCTATCCGGTCGCCGTGCTCTCCATTGCGCTCGACCCCGCGCTCGTCGACGTCAACGTCCATCCGGCCAAATCGGATGTCCGTTTCCGCGATCCCGGGCTGATCCGCGGGCTGATCATCGGGGCGATCCGCGAGGCTTTGTCGCGCGGCGGCGACCGGGCGGCGACGACCGGCGCCCAGGGAATGATGCGCTCCTTCCGTCCGGAAGCGTATCGAGCCGAGCCGCACAGAGCGCAGGCGCCCTGGACGGCGGCCACCTCGCCCTATCGGCCGATGCGGTTCGACGAGCCCGCCCGCGGCTTTGCCGAGGCCCCGCAAGCGGCATTCCAGGAATTTGCGCAGCCGGCGGCGCGCCCCGCCGAGACGGCGCCGAATGGCACGGTCGAGCCCGCATTCCCGCTCGGTGCCGCACGCGCGCAGCTCCACGAGAATTATATCGTCGCCCAGACTGAAGAAGGCCTCGTCATCGTCGACCAGCATGCCGCGCATGAACGTCTCGTCTTCGAGGCGATGCGGACGGCGCTGCATTCGCGGCCGGTGCCTGCACAGGCGCTGCTCATTCCCGAAATCGTCGATCTCGCCGAGGACGACTGCGACCGGCTGATGGCGCATGCGGAGGAATTCCTGCGGCTCGGACTTTCGATCGAGCGTTTCGGGCCGGGGGCGATCGCCGTGCGCGAAACGCCGGCGATGCTCGGCGAGATGGACGCTTCAGGGCTTGTGAGACAGCTCGCCGACGAACTTGCCGAATGGGACACCGCCAATGGCCTTGCCGGGCGGCTCGACTATCTCGCCGCGACCATGGCGTGCCATGGCTCCGTCCGCTCCGGTCGGCGGATGCGGCCCGAAGAGATGAACGCGCTGCTCCGCCAGATGGAGGCGACACCGGGATCGGGGCAGTGCAACCACGGCCGGCCGACCTATATCGAGCTCAAGCTTGCCGATATAGAACGGCTCTTCGGCCGGAGTTGA